The uncultured Treponema sp. genome includes a region encoding these proteins:
- a CDS encoding rhomboid family intramembrane serine protease produces the protein MAKKNSLKIIFDSPVVLVFSIVSAMIFVADLILKLNVSEKIFECPGAKSVPAFDFKSALNYAKLVIYPFGGGNSTSFFLNTGFILLLGPVLEERYGSVMLALMIFITSLVGGVLTACVSTFGISGCGGIVFMMIILSVLSVFIKKQLPVSWIFIFVLYFAFALTSGKKISGFMPFMQNNVPVFIQLASGICGSLFGFFVCPKKRSSQTQKKQQEKTIENEPEYSSSSDETIVGNISL, from the coding sequence AGAAAAATTCTTTGAAAATTATTTTTGATTCTCCGGTTGTGCTTGTTTTTTCTATTGTTTCAGCGATGATTTTTGTTGCTGACTTGATTTTAAAGCTCAATGTTTCTGAAAAAATTTTTGAATGTCCCGGAGCAAAATCTGTTCCCGCGTTTGACTTTAAATCAGCGTTGAATTATGCAAAACTTGTCATTTATCCGTTCGGCGGCGGAAATTCAACTTCTTTCTTTTTAAATACTGGATTCATTCTTTTGCTCGGTCCTGTTTTGGAAGAACGTTACGGCTCGGTTATGCTTGCTCTTATGATTTTTATAACTTCCCTTGTGGGCGGAGTTTTGACGGCTTGCGTTTCAACATTTGGAATTTCTGGATGCGGCGGAATTGTTTTTATGATGATAATTCTTTCGGTGCTTTCCGTGTTTATAAAAAAGCAGCTTCCAGTTTCCTGGATTTTTATTTTCGTCCTTTATTTTGCGTTTGCTCTTACCAGCGGAAAAAAGATTTCAGGATTTATGCCGTTTATGCAAAATAATGTTCCTGTTTTTATTCAGCTTGCGTCTGGAATCTGCGGAAGCCTTTTTGGATTTTTTGTCTGCCCAAAAAAACGTTCTTCTCAAACTCAAAAAAAGCAGCAGGAAAAAACAATTGAAAATGAGCCGGAATATTCTTCAAGCAGCGATGAAACTATAGTTGGAAACATCAGCTTGTAG
- a CDS encoding ATP-dependent 6-phosphofructokinase, whose amino-acid sequence MECKVKRFGILTSGGDAPGLNAAIRALCRAAKNQYNMEAVGIFNGYRGLINGDMKVLSENELSGLIAQGGTILGTSREKPFKNPVVNEATGLLPVEAIKENYKKWNLDALVCIGGNGTNTTASLLFQSGLNVIGLPKTIDNDIEGSDVTFGFYTALDVATDAIDRIHTTACSHGRVMIVEIMGHKAGWLGLYSGIAGGGDAILIPEIPYDISSVAKKIKERKSSGKNFSIVVVAEGAKSKEESLLDKKAFKKARAAMQCSIGARVAKELEEATGFECRATVVGYLQRGGTPSPYDRLLSTQIGAAAADFLAQEKFGNLVAVQNGKIKPVPLDFVAGKVKNIPLDHPMIKTARDLGICLGD is encoded by the coding sequence ATGGAATGCAAGGTAAAAAGATTCGGAATTCTTACAAGCGGCGGAGATGCGCCTGGACTTAATGCTGCGATAAGGGCTTTGTGCCGTGCCGCAAAAAATCAGTATAACATGGAAGCTGTGGGAATTTTCAACGGCTACCGCGGGCTTATAAACGGAGACATGAAGGTTCTTTCTGAAAATGAGCTTTCTGGTCTTATAGCTCAAGGTGGAACAATTCTTGGAACTTCAAGAGAGAAGCCTTTTAAAAATCCAGTTGTAAACGAAGCGACCGGTCTTTTGCCTGTTGAAGCCATAAAAGAAAACTACAAAAAATGGAATCTTGATGCCCTTGTTTGTATCGGTGGAAACGGAACAAACACAACTGCAAGCCTTTTGTTTCAGTCTGGACTGAATGTAATCGGACTTCCAAAAACAATTGACAACGACATTGAAGGCTCTGATGTAACGTTCGGATTTTATACAGCCTTGGATGTTGCGACTGATGCGATTGACAGAATCCACACTACAGCCTGCAGCCACGGCAGAGTTATGATTGTTGAAATCATGGGGCACAAAGCCGGCTGGCTTGGACTTTATTCAGGAATTGCTGGCGGCGGAGATGCTATTTTGATTCCGGAAATTCCTTACGATATAAGCAGCGTTGCAAAAAAAATAAAGGAACGCAAATCCTCTGGGAAGAATTTTTCAATTGTTGTTGTTGCGGAAGGCGCAAAGTCAAAAGAAGAATCCTTGCTTGACAAAAAAGCTTTTAAAAAGGCAAGGGCGGCAATGCAATGTTCCATAGGCGCAAGAGTTGCAAAGGAGCTTGAAGAAGCAACTGGATTTGAATGCCGTGCGACTGTTGTTGGCTACTTGCAGCGCGGAGGAACGCCTTCTCCTTATGACCGTCTCCTTTCCACACAGATTGGAGCCGCCGCCGCAGATTTTCTTGCTCAGGAAAAATTCGGAAATCTTGTTGCGGTTCAGAACGGAAAAATAAAGCCAGTTCCGCTTGACTTCGTTGCTGGAAAAGTAAAGAACATTCCGCTCGATCATCCTATGATAAAAACTGCCAGAGACTTGGGTATTTGCCTTGGAGACTAA
- a CDS encoding alpha-hydroxy-acid oxidizing protein yields METNFKCWFCAECLGFGCAGELPGMGGVNANKNFILNCAAWKKLNFGPFDFGKKEIRLAPMTGAVENVGYPDEKQFYFDLINECSKFGIKLSIGDGVPDTKLKWGIEAVQSAEKKASVFIKPYSNKKILERFEWAQNISEYCGIDIDAYNIVTMRSKAQLEKKDSSLLIELKKYFSKKGIPFVIKGIFTDEDLQLVKEVKPDVAFVSNHGGRIETREGSSAEFLSENFKMLKSNCAELWVDGGIRSWNDVFKAQSYGASEVLVGRPFASALCKKISFDNVLKN; encoded by the coding sequence TTGGAGACTAATTTTAAATGCTGGTTTTGCGCTGAATGTCTTGGCTTTGGCTGCGCTGGCGAGCTTCCCGGAATGGGCGGCGTGAATGCGAATAAAAATTTCATCTTGAACTGCGCCGCTTGGAAAAAATTAAATTTCGGTCCGTTTGACTTTGGTAAAAAAGAAATCCGGCTTGCCCCGATGACTGGCGCTGTTGAAAATGTCGGCTACCCTGACGAAAAGCAATTTTACTTTGACTTGATAAACGAATGTTCAAAGTTTGGAATAAAGCTTAGCATTGGCGACGGCGTTCCAGACACAAAGTTAAAGTGGGGAATTGAAGCCGTTCAGTCAGCCGAGAAAAAAGCGTCAGTTTTTATAAAGCCTTACAGCAACAAAAAAATTCTTGAGCGTTTTGAATGGGCGCAAAATATTTCTGAATATTGCGGAATCGACATTGACGCATACAACATTGTAACGATGCGGAGCAAAGCCCAGCTTGAAAAAAAAGATTCGTCTTTGCTGATTGAGTTGAAAAAATATTTTTCTAAAAAAGGAATTCCGTTTGTAATAAAAGGAATTTTTACGGATGAGGATTTGCAGCTTGTTAAAGAAGTGAAGCCGGATGTTGCTTTTGTTTCAAATCACGGCGGGCGCATTGAAACTCGTGAAGGCAGTTCCGCAGAATTCCTTTCTGAAAACTTTAAAATGCTAAAATCAAATTGCGCGGAACTTTGGGTTGACGGCGGAATCCGTTCTTGGAATGATGTGTTCAAGGCTCAAAGCTATGGAGCTTCTGAAGTTCTTGTTGGTCGTCCTTTTGCTTCTGCGCTTTGCAAAAAAATTTCTTTTGATAATGTTTTAAAAAATTGA
- a CDS encoding ECF transporter S component — MKNENNSMNYKIAMAGVFSALSIILSFTPLGYIQLGSAIQITLMHIPVILATLLAGLVPGLATGFIFGVSSLVKNLMLGAAASPFFMNPLVSVLPRLLFPVAVWAIFTLLNFIPRMPKIISGAIAAALGTFIHTVLVMGAIFIFYGNIFLPMVLGAIEKIGISTENISGLKAFVAIIATTMITNGFFEVLCAVILSCAVLGCVYAVGSRKSKISKFEE, encoded by the coding sequence ATGAAAAACGAAAATAATTCCATGAACTACAAAATTGCTATGGCTGGTGTTTTTTCTGCGCTCAGCATTATTTTAAGTTTTACGCCGCTTGGCTACATTCAGCTTGGAAGCGCGATTCAAATAACTTTGATGCACATTCCTGTAATTCTTGCAACTCTTTTGGCTGGACTTGTTCCGGGGCTTGCAACTGGATTTATTTTTGGTGTTTCTAGCCTTGTAAAAAATCTTATGCTTGGAGCTGCGGCAAGTCCATTTTTTATGAATCCGCTTGTTTCTGTTTTGCCACGGTTGCTTTTTCCTGTTGCTGTCTGGGCGATTTTTACTTTGCTCAATTTTATTCCGCGTATGCCAAAAATTATAAGCGGTGCTATTGCTGCTGCCCTTGGAACTTTTATTCATACAGTTCTTGTTATGGGCGCGATTTTTATTTTCTACGGAAACATTTTTCTTCCGATGGTTCTTGGCGCAATTGAAAAAATTGGAATCAGCACAGAAAATATTTCCGGGCTCAAGGCGTTTGTGGCGATTATTGCAACAACGATGATTACAAACGGATTTTTTGAAGTGCTTTGCGCAGTTATTCTTTCGTGCGCTGTTCTTGGATGCGTTTATGCAGTCGGCTCAAGGAAGTCAAAGATTTCAAAATT